The Rahnella aquatilis CIP 78.65 = ATCC 33071 genomic sequence CGGCGTATTGCAGGCGATTGAGCGGCGTAAATTAAAAGCCGTGGCCATTCCGACTGACGCGCGTTACGGCATGGATCCCGATGCACTGGAACAGGCGCTGGACATTTATCCGATCAAAGCCTGCTGGCTGATGTCGAGTTTTCAGAACCCGCTCGGATGCAGTTTGCCACCGGCGAAAAAGGCACGGCTGGTGAGTATCTTGCAGGCGCATAACGTGGCGCTGATAGAGGACGACGTCTATAGCGAGCTGTATTTTGGCAGTGAACGGACGGTGCCGCTGAAGGCGTCAGGTTACCGCAGCGAAATTTTGCATTGCTCGTCTTTTTCGAAATCCCTCGCGCCGGGATTTCGCGTGGGCTGGGTGGCGGCGGGAGCTTATGCCGAGCGTATTCAGCGCCTGCAACTGATGAGCACGTTATCGGCCAGTGTGCCGGTTCAGCTGGCATTAGCCGATTATTTGCAAAAGGGTGTGCAGCAGGGCGGTTACGATACCCATTTGCGGCGGTTACGACGTGTGCTGGAACAACGGCAGATGGCGATGCGTCACGCGATCCTGGCTGAATTTCCGGCGCAGGTGTCGGTGACGCAACCGGCAGGCGGGTATTTTTTGTGGCTGGATCTGGGTGATAACGTGGATGCGGCGCGGGTCTATCAGCGCGCGCTGACAAAAGGCGTCAGCGTTGCGCCCGGCAGCATGTTCTCCGCCGACAAGCGTTTCAGCCATTGCATCCGCATTAATACTTCTTTCGAATGGGGACCGCACACCGCGCGCGCCATTTCAATTCTGGCAGCGCTGGTGGCGGAGGAGATTAAAGGGTGAGCGAGATGTTTCACACATCCTGCTCGCGCAGCGTCTTGCCGACGTTGCCACCCGGATGGACTTTCAGCGGTCGCTGCTGATCAAAACCGTTGCGCAGCATGATGCTGCCGCACAACGCATCGAACACGGCCAGCACCAGCACGCCAGGGTAAATTCTTCATCCGCATTCATTGGGTTTCCCCCTGCATCAGGCGGCGGTATTTCATGCTGTCGTGGTACATCTCATGGAATACGCGGTATTTGCGATCGTAATACTCTTTGATTTTGTTGGTTTGCGGCGTCACGGTTTTGCCGATACGGCTCATGGCCGCCATGGCTTCCGGCAACGAGTCATACGCGCCCGCCGCGACGGTGCCCATCATGGCGCTGCCAAGCAACATTGCCTCGCTCTCTTCCGGCAATAACATCGCACAGCCTGTCGCGTTGGAGTGCTCCTGCACAAACACCGGGTTTTTGGTGCCGCCGCCGCTCGCCATCATGGTATCAATGCGATATCCGCTCTGGTTCATGGTTTCGATAATGTGGCGGGTGCCCAGCGCCAGCGCCTGGATGGTGGCCAGATAATGCAGCGCCATGTCTTCCGGCGTGCGCGAGAGTTTCAGGCCGCTCAGTGTGCCGGTCAGCGTCGGGTTGGCGCGTGGCGAACGGTTGCCATGGAAGTAGGGCAACATATGAATATCCCGGGTCAGAAAGGCAATATTCTCCGGTTCGCCGGCCATTTTGCGCAGGATGCCGTTCAGCACTTCATAAATGGTTTTGCCGCTGTCTTTGCCCTGTTTCAGCAAATCCTGATAACACGGGTGCGACTGGATCACGTGGTCAATCAGCGCGCCGGTGGTGGATTGTCCACCTTCATTCAGCCAGTAATCCGGCAGGATCGCGGAGTAATACGGCCCCCAGATGCCGCCGATATAAC encodes the following:
- a CDS encoding PLP-dependent aminotransferase family protein: MTQSRYETLARTLRRQIDTQVWLPGDRLPSLRDTCKQSGLSLMTVLQAYQLLESQGVIVARPQSGYYVAAGVQRPVRHSPDGRLHAAEQVDVNDAIFDILKAGQDPAVVPLGSAFPDPTLFPQPRLARSLASAVRRMSPHSAIANLPPGNEELRRSIAQRYAQNGIEVAPDEIVITSGAMESLGLSLQVVTEPGDWVAIESPAFYGVLQAIERRKLKAVAIPTDARYGMDPDALEQALDIYPIKACWLMSSFQNPLGCSLPPAKKARLVSILQAHNVALIEDDVYSELYFGSERTVPLKASGYRSEILHCSSFSKSLAPGFRVGWVAAGAYAERIQRLQLMSTLSASVPVQLALADYLQKGVQQGGYDTHLRRLRRVLEQRQMAMRHAILAEFPAQVSVTQPAGGYFLWLDLGDNVDAARVYQRALTKGVSVAPGSMFSADKRFSHCIRINTSFEWGPHTARAISILAALVAEEIKG